The Primulina tabacum isolate GXHZ01 chromosome 16, ASM2559414v2, whole genome shotgun sequence genome window below encodes:
- the LOC142529369 gene encoding U-box domain-containing protein 40 has product MGRNGRFRRLFISFRRSSSASAAAAEQVPPSEFFCPISNSLMFDPAVVSSGQTFERLSVQVCKDLGFTPTLPDGSTPDFSTVIPNLALKTTILNWCSKSGSGVRPRPPIYSDIESIVGSMTGSSTSAKSPDSAKVRASERELLKGVAETPEVLFSQAASDLNHRNLYCSSSSEESVIANATPFLPFATRPTCFSYSSSPSTSSEFVADEGSSNYVSALSSNSSPGEDESFVSQLLNLDVYEQEQAVIILRKITRTNEEARAALCTERLLFALKNVLVSRYAAVQTNAAACVVNLSIEKGNKIKIVRAGIVPLLIDLLRNGFDESKEHAAGAIFSLAIEDENRTAMGVLGALQPLIHALRSGSRPCRLDSALALYHLTLVQSNRVKIVRLGAAGAFLGLLKDTEVASRVVLIVCNLATCDEGRAALLDAGAVRCLADVLRNWKEIASESTQENSVAALHSLSLGSLWFKGLAQEAGVMEVLREVAEAGSERAREKARRIMEGLRKQEEAEEVDWEAVMKRGVSGMRYRVGLSPSPNST; this is encoded by the coding sequence ATGGGTAGAAATGGAAGATTCCGGCGATTATTTATCTCTTTCCGCAGATCTTCCTCCGCCTCAGCCGCGGCGGCGGAACAGGTTCCTCCTTCGGAGTTCTTCTGCCCCATCTCGAACTCTTTGATGTTCGATCCTGCAGTTGTTTCCTCCGGGCAAACCTTCGAGCGTTTATCGGTACAAGTGTGTAAAGATTTGGGTTTCACCCCCACTTTACCCGATGGCTCGACGCCTGATTTTTCGACTGTGATACCGAATTTAGCACTCAAGACCACCATTCTCAACTGGTGCTCGAAGTCCGGGTCGGGCGTCCGGCCCAGACCGCCTATCTATTCGGACATCGAGTCCATTGTCGGTTCTATGACGGGCTCCTCAACTTCTGCTAAAAGTCCCGACAGCGCCAAGGTTCGGGCTTCGGAAAGGGAGCTGCTGAAGGGGGTGGCGGAAACTCCTGAGGTTTTGTTCTCACAAGCTGCATCTGACTTGAATCATCGCAATTTGTACTGTTCTTCCAGCTCCGAAGAATCTGTTATTGCTAACGCCACGCCGTTTTTGCCCTTCGCCACTCGGCCCACTTGCTTTTCGTATTCTTCTTCTCCTTCTACTTCGTCAGAGTTCGTTGCTGATGAGGGTTCTTCGAATTATGTTTCTGCTCTGTCTTCGAATTCGTCTCCGGGGGAAGACGAGAGCTTTGTGAGCCAGCTACTGAATTTAGATGTTTATGAACAAGAACAAGCTGTGattattttgagaaaaattacgagaaccaatgaagaagccagAGCCGCGCTTTGCACAGAAAGGTTGCTGTTTGCTCTGAAGAATGTGCTGGTTTCGCGGTATGCTGCGGTGCAGACCAACGCCGCGGCTTGTGTGGTGAATCTTTCGATCGAAAAGGGTAATAAGATCAAGATTGTTAGAGCCGGGATAGTTCCTTTGTTGATCGATTTGTTGAGGAATGGGTTCGATGAGTCGAAAGAACATGCTGCGGGGGCGATATTTAGTTTAGCGATCGAGGATGAGAATAGGACGGCAATGGGGGTTCTGGGTGCGTTGCAGCCGTTGATTCATGCGCTGAGGTCCGGAAGCCGGCCCTGCCGGCTTGACTCGGCGTTGGCTTTGTACCACTTGACTTTGGTGCAGAGTAATCGAGTTAAGATCGTTAGGCTTGGGGCTGCCGGGGCTTTCTTGGGGCTATTGAAGGATACAGAAGTGGCCTCGCGGGTAGTGCTTATTGTGTGTAACCTGGCGACGTGCGATGAGGGCCGGGCGGCGTTGTTGGATGCCGGGGCCGTGCGTTGCCTGGCGGATGTGTTGAGAAATTGGAAAGAAATTGCCTCTGAGTCGACTCAGGAGAACTCTGTAGCTGCTCTTCACTCGTTGAGTCTTGGAAGCTTGTGGTTCAAAGGCTTGGCTCAGGAGGCAGGTGTGATGGAGGTGTTGCGAGAAGTGGCAGAGGCAGGGAGTGAACGGGCAAGGGAGAAAGCGAGGCGAATCATGGAGGGCTTGCGCAAGCAAGAGGAGGCGGAGGAGGTCGATTGGGAGGCGGTGATGAAGCGCGGAGTGAGCGGAATGAGGTACCGAGTTGGGCTGAGTCCCAGTCCCAACTCAACTTAA